One part of the Mya arenaria isolate MELC-2E11 chromosome 3, ASM2691426v1 genome encodes these proteins:
- the LOC128229251 gene encoding uncharacterized protein LOC128229251 has product MDRYTKTEHGSMIVSQNHAMTEVEVQSLDMCKEEIILLIDPYFVSATLCREYPQFEPVHQVIHELELTNDRKDVSEVLISHLPQHICLKDFVFILKECGYTALAAELLRSRLKLDAVKTLKHIHRSTSGQRPWISKMNFVLKNKVDDAMFTNPRLALRQIRDRFILKMQNESDEDRRQFLADKCVAVIGAEIDAIAITFDKGLCEGAVFTEMKSLTHATSNTLLTDGVYLGRLANANAIAGRFNESTHMIKAALCNAFSIGPCFELVFMIYNAVQVMLYSFENSPTAENRRALLLFGNIGLQYAEQEISESKMMWRRSYVLRMVFCLLGLGNKASVIKNCPVDATCIVEAKTLLADIEKNLTGIETRREMLYYVAKARLAELTQQHQDCLDNLRISRNLAIEGHFGELRFISDYLDKVNTQIQRPDIIKWEEREREELGNLNLDETKNYSFLGSQSLETISIRTFDDAETIPKHRLNSQVALSSTSTLAGNSDADSFTKPKCVFSTEHPYPIQEQLHGSYETRIPGDGRESASNTSCQTGERLSSSHEGYQKEGDTSEEHLNVYQSFKDSDEFENMSSLDSDDVICD; this is encoded by the exons atggaTAGATATACGAAAACAG AACACGGCAGTATGATTGTCTCTCAAAACCACGCTATGACGGAAGTTGAAGTTCAATCATTAGATATGTGCAAAGAAGAAATTATTCTACTAATCGACCCTTACTTTGTGTCTGCAACACTTTGTAGAGAATACCCTCAATTTGAACCTGTTCACCAGGTTATCCACGAGTTGGAACTGACAAACGACAGGAAAGACGTCTCAGAAGTTTTAATAAGCCACCTGCCACAACATATTTGCTTAAAGGACTTCGTGTTTATTCTTAAAGAATGTGGCTATACAGCATTGGCTGCAGAACTGTTACGTTCCCGTTTAAAACTGGACGCGgtaaaaaccttaaaacatatacatagaTCGACATCAGGACAAAGGCCATGGATAAGTAAAATGAATTtcgttctgaaaaacaaggtgGATGATGCAATGTTCACTAATCCTCGGCTTGCTTTACGCCAAATCAGAGACAGGTTTATcctaaaaatgcaaaatgaaagtGATGAAGATCGGAGACAATTTCTTGCTGACAAATGTGTAGCAGTTATTGGCGCAGAAATCGATGCGATAGCTATAACATTTGATAAAGGTCTGTGTGAAGGAGCTGTCTTCACCGAAATGAAAAGTCTCACACACGCGACTAGTAATACACTGCTAACAGATGGTGTGTATTTAGGCCGGTTAGCAAATGCAAATGCTATCGCAGGACGTTTCAATGAAAGCACTCACATGATCAAAGCTGCCCTTTGTAATGCATTCTCTATTGGTCCTTGCTTTGAACTTGTGTTTATGATTTATAACGCAGTGCAAGTTATGCTGTATAGCTTTGAAAACTCACCAACAGCTGAAAACAGGCGGGCTCTGTTATTGTTCGGCAACATTGGTCTTCAATATGCTGAACAGGAGATTTCGGAGAGCAAAATGATGTGGAGACGATCTTACGTTTTGAGAATGGTATTCTGCTTGCTTGGTCTCGGGAACAAAGCAAGCGTAATTAAAAATTGTCCTGTTGACGCAACATGCATTGTAGAAGCAAAGACACTTCTTGCcgatattgaaaaaaacttgACTGGAATAGAAACAAGAAGAGAAATGTTGTACTATGTTGCTAAAGCTAGATTAGCTGAGTTAACACAGCAGCACCAGGACTGTCTGGATAATTTACGAATATCTCGGAACCTTGCCATTGAAGGCCATTTTGGCGAATTAAGATTCATTTCAGATTATCTTGATAAGGTGAACACGCAAATTCAACGCCCAGATATCATAAAATGGGAAGAACGGGAGAGGGAAGAGCTTGGTAATTTGAACTTAGATGAAACAAAAAACTATTCTTTTCTTGGAAGCCAAAGTCTTGAGACTATCAGTATCCGTACATTTGATGATGCTGAAACCATTCCAAAACACAGGTTAAACTCTCAAGTAGCATTGAGTTCAACATCAACCTTGGCTGGCAATAGCGATGCAGACTCTTTCACGAAACCTAAATGTGTGTTTTCCACTGAACATCCGTACCCTATCCAAGAACAATTACATGGCTCATATGAAACCCGAATTCCAGGTGACGGTCGTGAAAGTGCTAGCAATACATCGTGTCAAACAGGTGAAAGGTTATCAAGTTCTCATGAAGGTTATCAAAAAGAGGGAGACACAAGTGAAGAACATTTAAATGTGTACCAGTCGTTTAAAGATTCagatgaatttgaaaatatgtcaTCTCTGGATAGCGATGATGTGATTTGTGATTGA